In Phreatobacter stygius, a genomic segment contains:
- a CDS encoding sarcosine oxidase subunit beta family protein, with product MQNYSALSLFRRALGGHAGWQRQWRSPEPKAEYDVVIVGAGGHGLACAYYLAKQHGITNVAVVERGWLGGGNTGRNTTIIRSNYLFDESAALYEHALKLWEGLSQDLNYNVMYSPRGVLMLAHNIHDVQSFRRHVHANRLNGIDNEWLTTEECKEFCPALNIGSGMRYPILGGALQRRGGTARHDAVAWGYARGADARGVDIIENCEVTGIRRGPGGAVEGVETSRGFIRTKKVGVSAAGHTSVVMDRAGVRLPLESYPLQALVSEPVKPAFPCVVMSNTIHAYISQSDKGEMVIGAGTDAYTSYSQRGALHITTHTLDAICELVPMFRRLRMLRNWGGIVDVTPDRSPIIAKTPVPGLYVNCGWGTGGFKATPGAGHVFAWTIARDEPHPINAPFTIERFRDGVLIDEAAAAAVAH from the coding sequence ATGCAGAATTATTCGGCCTTGTCCCTGTTCCGCCGCGCGCTCGGCGGCCATGCCGGCTGGCAGCGGCAATGGCGCTCGCCGGAGCCGAAGGCCGAATATGACGTCGTCATCGTCGGCGCCGGCGGCCACGGCCTGGCCTGCGCCTATTATCTTGCCAAGCAACACGGCATCACCAATGTCGCGGTGGTCGAGCGCGGCTGGCTCGGCGGCGGCAATACCGGCCGCAACACCACGATCATCCGCTCCAACTACCTGTTCGACGAGAGCGCGGCGCTCTACGAGCACGCACTGAAGCTGTGGGAAGGCCTGTCGCAGGACCTGAACTACAACGTCATGTACTCGCCACGCGGCGTGCTGATGCTCGCCCATAACATTCACGACGTGCAGAGCTTCAGGCGCCATGTCCATGCCAACCGGCTGAACGGCATCGACAATGAGTGGCTGACGACGGAAGAGTGCAAGGAATTCTGCCCGGCGCTCAATATCGGTTCGGGCATGCGCTATCCGATCCTCGGCGGCGCGCTGCAGCGGCGCGGCGGCACGGCGCGGCACGATGCGGTCGCCTGGGGTTATGCCCGCGGCGCCGATGCGCGCGGCGTCGACATCATCGAGAATTGCGAGGTCACCGGCATCCGGCGCGGTCCCGGCGGCGCGGTCGAAGGCGTCGAGACCAGCCGCGGCTTCATCCGGACGAAGAAGGTCGGCGTCTCCGCCGCCGGCCATACCAGCGTCGTCATGGACCGGGCCGGCGTTCGCCTGCCGCTGGAAAGCTATCCGCTGCAGGCGCTGGTGTCCGAACCGGTCAAGCCGGCCTTTCCCTGCGTGGTCATGTCCAACACCATCCACGCCTATATCTCGCAGTCGGACAAGGGCGAGATGGTCATCGGCGCCGGCACCGACGCCTATACCTCCTATTCGCAGCGCGGCGCGCTGCACATCACCACCCATACGCTGGACGCCATCTGCGAGCTCGTGCCGATGTTCCGCCGGCTTCGCATGCTGCGCAACTGGGGCGGCATCGTCGACGTCACCCCGGATCGCTCGCCGATCATCGCCAAGACGCCGGTGCCCGGCCTCTACGTCAATTGCGGCTGGGGCACCGGCGGCTTCAAGGCGACGCCGGGCGCGGGCCATGTCTTTGCCTGGACCATCGCCCGGGACGAGCCGCATCCGATCAATGCGCCTTTCACCATCGAACGCTTCCGCGACGGCGTCCTCATCGACGAGGCCGCCGCCGCCGCCGTCGCCCACTGA
- a CDS encoding branched-chain amino acid ABC transporter substrate-binding protein: MATMTKRTFTALAASGVLQLARGGADQAYAKDKVKIAFVGPLTGALSPHGIGGRNSAELAVKLMNADPTTKYDYELVVLDDECKPNVGVQVVTKIASDRSIIAAIPHYCSATAIATVDIFNRFKLPMVVWAAVLPEITYARKYPEVHRVSGILIGQNRVGAQFMRERGYRKFVSFVDSTDYGKSMNKYFAQFTLENGNEILGTFAVPPDQQDLSAELTKIKELKPEVIYFGGLTPLGARLRTQMEKLGIVAQFEGNSGIMGDAFIAAVGPELAEGTLTFFDSPPISRMPGGKFFTDNYAAAGYRDPPEAYGPFAYVATRLVLETIEKTGPDRAKVTAALGDVKDRPSIVGPINFDDHGQNITPLTTKYVVQDGKWVVWEDSEYASGKRKLKNLP, encoded by the coding sequence ATGGCGACGATGACGAAGCGGACCTTCACCGCGCTTGCAGCATCCGGCGTGCTGCAGCTCGCCCGCGGCGGTGCCGACCAGGCTTATGCGAAAGACAAGGTCAAGATCGCCTTTGTCGGGCCGCTGACCGGCGCCTTGTCGCCGCACGGCATCGGCGGACGCAATTCAGCCGAGCTTGCGGTCAAGCTGATGAACGCCGATCCGACGACCAAATACGATTATGAGCTGGTGGTGCTCGACGACGAGTGCAAACCGAATGTCGGCGTGCAGGTGGTGACCAAGATCGCCTCCGACCGCTCGATCATCGCGGCGATCCCGCATTATTGCTCGGCGACCGCGATCGCCACGGTCGACATCTTCAACCGCTTCAAGCTGCCGATGGTGGTCTGGGCGGCGGTGCTGCCGGAGATCACCTATGCCAGGAAATATCCCGAGGTGCACCGGGTCAGCGGCATCCTGATCGGCCAGAACCGGGTCGGCGCGCAGTTCATGAGGGAGCGCGGCTACAGGAAGTTCGTCTCCTTCGTCGACTCCACCGACTACGGCAAGTCGATGAACAAGTACTTCGCCCAGTTCACTCTGGAGAACGGCAACGAGATCCTCGGCACCTTCGCCGTGCCGCCGGACCAGCAGGATCTTTCCGCCGAGCTGACCAAGATCAAGGAACTGAAACCCGAGGTGATCTATTTCGGCGGCCTGACGCCGCTCGGCGCGCGCCTGCGCACGCAAATGGAGAAGCTCGGCATCGTCGCCCAGTTCGAGGGCAATTCCGGCATCATGGGCGATGCCTTCATCGCAGCGGTCGGGCCGGAGCTTGCCGAGGGCACGCTGACCTTCTTCGACAGCCCGCCGATCTCGCGCATGCCGGGCGGCAAGTTCTTCACCGACAATTACGCCGCCGCCGGCTATCGCGATCCGCCGGAAGCCTATGGCCCCTTCGCCTATGTGGCGACCCGGCTGGTGCTGGAGACCATCGAGAAGACCGGCCCGGACCGCGCCAAGGTGACCGCCGCGCTCGGCGACGTGAAGGACCGCCCGTCCATCGTCGGCCCGATCAATTTCGACGATCACGGGCAGAACATCACGCCGCTCACCACCAAATATGTCGTGCAGGACGGCAAGTGGGTGGTCTGGGAAGACAGCGAATATGCCAGCGGCAAGCGCAAGCTGAAAAACCTGCCCTGA
- a CDS encoding sarcosine oxidase subunit gamma gives MLDQSTLRAGALDHLATGARVIPAAMLDVLPDAAKLVFRGRPPAVATADQAFGLALPREACRFNAKGGRTAFWLGPDEWLLQAAGEDPAVLFDGLGQALLGARHSLVDVSHRSDAFSLSGSKSAYVLNHGCPLDLSAAAFPVGMCTRTLIGKATVMLSRPEPDRFHVDVWRSFAPYVWQLLDEARGELV, from the coding sequence ATGCTTGACCAATCGACGCTGCGTGCCGGTGCGCTCGATCACCTGGCCACCGGCGCCCGGGTCATTCCGGCCGCCATGCTCGACGTGCTGCCGGATGCGGCGAAACTGGTGTTCCGCGGCCGTCCCCCGGCGGTGGCCACGGCGGACCAGGCCTTCGGCCTCGCCTTGCCGCGCGAGGCTTGCCGTTTCAACGCCAAGGGCGGCCGCACGGCCTTCTGGCTCGGCCCGGACGAATGGCTGTTGCAGGCGGCCGGCGAAGATCCGGCGGTGCTGTTCGACGGCCTCGGCCAGGCGCTCCTGGGCGCGCGCCATTCGCTCGTCGATGTCAGCCACCGCTCGGATGCCTTCAGCCTGTCCGGCTCGAAAAGCGCCTATGTGCTGAACCATGGCTGCCCGCTCGACCTGTCGGCCGCGGCCTTCCCGGTCGGCATGTGCACGCGCACGCTGATCGGCAAGGCGACGGTCATGCTGTCGCGGCCGGAGCCTGATAGGTTCCATGTCGATGTCTGGCGCTCCTTCGCACCCTATGTCTGGCAATTGCTGGACGAGGCGCGCGGTGAACTCGTCTGA
- a CDS encoding L-serine ammonia-lyase → MIGVFELFKIGIGPSSSHTVGPMKAAAAFAAAVAAAGLLPRVARVRADLFGSLAWTGKGHGTDKAVILGLAGEAPDTIDPDAADGIVLSVREKHELRFAGRRAIRFDAVSDIVFDGVGATPQHPNTLAFTVLDAAGVELASERWCSVGGGFVIREEAIGEPQVETGGPIPFPFRSGRDLLALGAGAGLSIAEMVMANEVSRRPAAEVEHYLDRVASVMMACIDRGMVTEGELPGGLHVRRRAPALKRKLDAAAGSNARSPHEVMDWLSLYAIAVNEENAAGSRVVTAPTNGAAGIVPAALRYYRDHCRGADAEGIRRFLLTAAAIGALFKMNASISGAEVGCQGEVGVACSMAAAGLAAVLGGSNEQIENAAEIGMEHHLGMTCDPIGGLVQVPCIERNAFGTVSAINAASLALQGDGTHVVSLDKVIVTMRETGRDMQSKYKETSLGGLAVNLAEC, encoded by the coding sequence ATGATCGGCGTCTTCGAGTTGTTCAAGATCGGCATCGGTCCGTCATCTTCGCATACGGTCGGCCCGATGAAGGCGGCGGCCGCCTTCGCCGCGGCGGTGGCGGCCGCGGGCCTGTTGCCGCGCGTCGCCCGGGTGCGCGCCGACCTCTTCGGTTCGCTGGCCTGGACCGGCAAGGGCCATGGCACCGACAAGGCGGTGATCCTGGGGCTGGCGGGCGAAGCGCCCGATACCATCGACCCAGACGCCGCCGACGGCATTGTCTTGAGCGTTCGCGAAAAGCATGAGCTGCGCTTTGCCGGCCGCCGGGCCATCCGTTTCGATGCGGTAAGCGACATCGTCTTCGACGGGGTCGGCGCCACGCCGCAGCATCCCAACACTTTGGCCTTCACCGTGCTGGACGCCGCGGGCGTGGAGCTGGCGAGCGAACGCTGGTGCTCGGTCGGCGGCGGCTTCGTCATCCGCGAGGAGGCGATCGGCGAACCGCAGGTCGAAACCGGCGGGCCGATCCCTTTTCCCTTCCGTTCGGGCCGGGACCTCTTGGCGCTGGGGGCCGGCGCCGGCCTGTCGATCGCCGAGATGGTCATGGCCAATGAGGTCAGCCGGCGTCCGGCCGCCGAGGTCGAGCACTATCTCGACCGGGTCGCCAGCGTCATGATGGCCTGCATCGATCGCGGCATGGTGACCGAGGGCGAATTGCCCGGTGGCCTGCATGTCCGGCGCCGCGCGCCCGCGCTCAAGCGCAAGCTCGACGCCGCCGCCGGTTCCAACGCGCGCTCGCCGCATGAGGTGATGGACTGGCTCAGCCTCTATGCCATTGCCGTCAACGAGGAAAATGCCGCCGGCAGCCGGGTCGTCACGGCGCCGACCAATGGCGCGGCCGGCATCGTGCCGGCGGCGCTGCGTTATTATCGCGACCATTGCCGTGGCGCCGATGCCGAGGGCATCAGGCGCTTCCTTTTGACCGCCGCCGCGATCGGCGCGCTGTTCAAGATGAACGCCTCGATCTCCGGCGCCGAGGTCGGCTGCCAGGGCGAGGTCGGCGTGGCCTGTTCCATGGCCGCGGCGGGCCTCGCGGCGGTGCTCGGCGGCTCCAACGAGCAGATCGAGAATGCCGCCGAAATCGGCATGGAACATCATCTCGGCATGACCTGCGATCCGATCGGCGGGCTGGTGCAGGTGCCCTGCATCGAACGCAACGCCTTCGGAACGGTTAGCGCCATCAACGCGGCTTCGCTGGCTTTGCAGGGCGACGGCACCCATGTCGTCTCGCTCGACAAGGTCATCGTCACCATGCGGGAAACCGGCCGCGACATGCAGTCGAAATACAAGGAGACCTCGCTTGGAGGTCTCGCCGTCAATCTCGCCGAATGCTGA
- the glyA gene encoding serine hydroxymethyltransferase, whose protein sequence is MTRIERASFFSADIAQADPAIAEAIASELGRQRDEIELIASENIVSHAVLQAQGSVLTNKYAEGYPGRRYYGGCQFVDIAEEIAIARAKELFGCGFANVQPNSGSQANQAVFMALMQPGDTFMGLDLAAGGHLTHGAKPNMSGKWFNVVSYGVRPDDQLIDMEMVECLAHEHRPKVIVAGGSAYSRFWDFAGFRRIADAVGASLFVDMAHFAGLVAGGVHPSPFPHAHVVTSTTHKTLRGPRGGLILTNDEALAKKLNSAIFPGLQGGPLMHVIAAKAVAFGEALTPAFRRYAGDVVDNARVLAATLSEAGYAIVSGGTDNHLMLVDLSAKGLNGKIAEAALGRAHITCNKNGIPFDPEKPTVTSGIRLGSAAATTRGFGTAEFAAVGQLIAEVLDAVAISNDGTASGAEAAVRAKVADLTRAFPIYG, encoded by the coding sequence ATGACCAGGATCGAACGTGCCAGCTTCTTCAGCGCCGACATCGCGCAAGCTGATCCCGCCATCGCCGAGGCCATCGCCAGCGAACTCGGCCGGCAGCGCGACGAGATCGAGCTGATCGCCTCGGAGAACATCGTCTCTCATGCCGTGCTGCAGGCGCAGGGCTCGGTGCTGACCAACAAATATGCCGAGGGTTATCCGGGCCGCCGTTATTACGGCGGCTGCCAGTTCGTCGACATCGCCGAGGAGATCGCCATAGCGCGCGCCAAAGAGCTGTTCGGCTGCGGTTTCGCCAACGTCCAGCCGAATTCCGGCAGCCAGGCCAACCAGGCGGTGTTCATGGCGCTGATGCAGCCGGGCGACACCTTCATGGGGCTCGACCTCGCCGCCGGCGGCCATCTCACCCATGGCGCCAAGCCGAACATGTCGGGCAAATGGTTCAACGTCGTCAGTTATGGCGTCAGGCCGGACGACCAGCTCATCGACATGGAGATGGTCGAGTGCCTGGCCCATGAGCACCGGCCCAAGGTCATCGTCGCCGGCGGCTCGGCCTATTCGCGCTTCTGGGATTTCGCCGGCTTCCGCCGGATCGCCGACGCGGTCGGCGCCTCGCTCTTCGTCGACATGGCGCATTTCGCCGGGCTGGTGGCGGGCGGCGTCCATCCCTCGCCCTTCCCGCATGCCCATGTCGTCACCTCGACCACCCACAAGACCTTGCGCGGGCCGCGCGGCGGGCTGATCCTGACCAATGACGAGGCGCTGGCGAAGAAGCTGAATTCGGCGATCTTCCCCGGCCTTCAGGGCGGTCCGCTGATGCATGTGATCGCCGCCAAGGCGGTGGCCTTCGGCGAGGCGCTGACGCCGGCCTTCCGCCGTTATGCCGGCGATGTCGTCGACAATGCCCGGGTGCTGGCGGCAACCCTGAGCGAAGCCGGTTATGCCATCGTCTCCGGTGGCACCGACAACCACCTGATGCTGGTCGATCTCAGCGCCAAGGGCTTGAACGGCAAGATCGCCGAGGCGGCGCTCGGCCGTGCCCATATCACCTGCAACAAGAACGGCATTCCCTTCGATCCGGAAAAGCCGACCGTCACCTCGGGCATTCGCCTGGGTAGCGCGGCGGCCACCACGCGCGGCTTCGGCACGGCGGAGTTCGCGGCCGTCGGCCAGCTGATCGCCGAGGTGCTGGACGCGGTTGCGATCTCCAATGACGGCACCGCCTCGGGCGCGGAAGCCGCGGTCAGGGCCAAGGTGGCCGACCTGACCAGGGCCTTCCCGATCTACGGCTGA
- a CDS encoding dipeptidase translates to MSSDLHQKSVVIDGLIISDFGRPVFEDMRRGGLTAANCTCCVWEGFTETMRNVMRWKAWFREHGDIISQIYTTADILKAKAEGKTGIILGWQNITGIEDQIGYLGLFKELGIGIIQMAYNTQNLVGTGCYESKDGGLSDFGREVVAEMNRLGILCDLSHVGAQTSTDVILASKQPVAYSHCLPAGLKAHPRNKTDEQLKFIVDHGGFVGVTMFPPFLKRGPAANVDDYVEAIEYVIDICGEANVGIGTDFTQGYGQEFFDWITHDKGYARRLTNFGEVINPEGLRTIGDWPNLTEAMERRGWSTGRIEAVIGKNWFNLLHNVWGA, encoded by the coding sequence ATGTCCTCGGATCTGCACCAGAAGTCTGTTGTCATCGATGGCCTGATCATTTCCGATTTCGGCCGGCCGGTGTTCGAGGACATGCGGCGGGGCGGCCTGACCGCTGCCAACTGCACCTGCTGCGTCTGGGAAGGCTTCACCGAGACCATGCGCAACGTGATGCGCTGGAAAGCCTGGTTCCGCGAGCATGGCGACATCATCAGCCAGATCTACACCACGGCCGACATCCTGAAGGCCAAGGCCGAGGGCAAGACCGGCATCATCCTCGGCTGGCAGAACATCACCGGCATCGAGGACCAGATCGGCTATCTCGGCCTGTTCAAGGAACTCGGCATCGGCATCATTCAGATGGCCTATAACACCCAGAACCTGGTCGGCACCGGCTGTTATGAATCCAAGGACGGCGGCCTGTCCGATTTCGGCCGCGAGGTGGTCGCCGAGATGAACCGGCTCGGCATCCTCTGCGACCTCTCCCATGTCGGGGCCCAGACCAGCACGGATGTCATCCTCGCCTCCAAGCAGCCGGTCGCCTATTCGCACTGCCTGCCGGCCGGCCTGAAGGCGCATCCGCGCAACAAGACCGACGAGCAGCTGAAATTCATCGTCGATCACGGCGGTTTCGTTGGCGTCACCATGTTCCCGCCCTTCCTGAAGCGCGGGCCGGCAGCCAATGTCGACGATTATGTCGAGGCGATCGAATATGTCATCGACATCTGCGGCGAGGCCAATGTCGGCATCGGCACCGACTTCACGCAAGGCTACGGCCAGGAATTCTTCGACTGGATCACCCATGACAAGGGTTATGCCCGTCGCCTGACCAATTTCGGCGAGGTCATCAACCCCGAGGGTCTGCGCACCATCGGCGACTGGCCGAACCTGACCGAGGCCATGGAGCGTCGCGGCTGGTCGACCGGCCGCATCGAGGCGGTCATCGGCAAGAACTGGTTCAACCTCCTGCACAATGTCTGGGGAGCCTGA
- a CDS encoding 4-vinyl reductase gives MGKPAIDIEVDDATGRWSVDALPMILVPQHFFLNNHYAVEAALGPDKLEEILRPAGHRSAYFWCEKEAAHHGMGGVEVFHHYMRRITQRGWGQFEVLDLTPEAGTAHVRLNNSAMVDEAHRHSGRKVCYMFAAWLEGSLEYVAANAGRKQRLTAREVYCAAEGQHDHCLFEVVPQSPQS, from the coding sequence ATGGGCAAGCCCGCGATCGACATCGAGGTCGACGATGCCACCGGCCGCTGGTCGGTCGACGCGCTGCCGATGATCCTGGTGCCGCAGCACTTCTTCCTGAACAACCACTATGCCGTCGAGGCGGCGCTGGGCCCTGACAAGCTCGAGGAAATCCTGCGTCCGGCCGGCCACCGCTCGGCCTATTTCTGGTGCGAGAAGGAAGCCGCCCATCACGGCATGGGCGGCGTCGAGGTGTTCCACCACTATATGCGGCGGATCACCCAGCGCGGCTGGGGCCAGTTCGAGGTGCTCGACCTGACCCCCGAGGCCGGCACGGCCCATGTCCGCCTGAACAATTCCGCCATGGTCGACGAGGCGCACCGGCACAGCGGCCGCAAGGTTTGCTACATGTTCGCGGCCTGGCTCGAAGGCTCGCTCGAATATGTCGCGGCCAATGCCGGCCGCAAGCAGCGGCTGACGGCGCGCGAGGTCTATTGCGCGGCCGAAGGCCAGCACGATCACTGCCTGTTCGAGGTCGTGCCGCAATCGCCGCAATCCTGA
- a CDS encoding sarcosine oxidase subunit alpha: MNAPFRLPSGGRIDRGRPIRFSFDGRTYQGFAGDTLASALIANGVHLVGRSFKYHRPRGIMTAGSDEPNALVGIGADEARYTPNLRATQVELHDGLVAESQNRWPSLGFDLGAANELVSAFLPAGFYYKTFMWPRAAWKKLYEPMIRRAAGLGRAPTRPDADRYTQVHAHCDVLVVGSGPAGLAAALAAAKAGAKVILCDEQAELGGSLLSETAATIDGRSAAGWLTETLADLAGRANVTLMPRTTAFGWYPHNFLGLSERVTDHLASADPKLPRERLWQLRAREVVLATGAIERPLAFPDNDRPGVMMAEAARTYANRYGVKPGDRAVVFTACDSAYRAALDLKAAGVTIAVIADLRPAPAGPWVARAKAAGIDVRAATVVTGTGGRLRVASASLARLGAGGRLGQSETIACDLVLMSGGFTPSVHLFSQSRGKLVYDEALQAYLPGASAERERSAGACRGLYDLDRVLADGFAGGTAAAAAAGFGDSGQQVFAVEAESTGTDGFIGATPHGRDPLKTRAWIDFQNDVTEKDVRLATREGFRSIEHVKRYTTTGMATDQGKTSNMNALGVVSDALKLPVPKIGLTTFRPPYTPTTFGIFAGQSRGELFDPVRRTAIHGWAEAEGAAFEEVSLWKRAHYFPRPGEDMHQAVARECLAVRRAVGIFDASTLGKIEIVGADAAEFMNRMYTNAWTKLEPGRLRYGVMLREDGFVMDDGVVGRMAPDRFHVTTTTGGAARVLAMMEDYLQTEWPDLDVWLTSTTEQWAVIAVQGPNAREVLEPLVEGIDLSREAMPHMSVREGRICGVPTRLFRVSFTGELGFEVNVPAGHGRAVWEAIVAEGKPHGITPYGTETMHVLRAEKGFIIVGQETDGTVTPDDAGLGWAIGKAKKDFVGKRSLARPAMIRDDRKQLVGLLTVDPKCVLEEGAQIVADANQPIPMTMIGHVTSSYWSATLDRSIALALLRGGRARMGQRLSVPMPGGPITVEVVEPVFYDAKGERLDA; the protein is encoded by the coding sequence ATGAACGCGCCTTTCCGCCTGCCCTCCGGCGGCCGCATCGATCGCGGCAGGCCGATCCGGTTCAGCTTCGACGGCCGGACCTATCAGGGTTTTGCCGGCGATACGCTGGCCTCGGCGCTGATCGCCAACGGCGTCCACCTGGTCGGCCGGTCGTTCAAATATCACCGGCCGCGCGGCATCATGACGGCGGGCTCGGACGAACCCAATGCGCTGGTCGGCATTGGCGCGGACGAGGCGCGCTATACTCCCAACCTGCGCGCCACCCAGGTCGAGCTCCATGACGGCCTGGTCGCCGAGAGCCAGAACCGCTGGCCCTCGCTCGGCTTCGATCTGGGCGCCGCCAATGAGCTGGTCTCGGCCTTCCTGCCGGCCGGTTTCTACTACAAGACCTTCATGTGGCCGCGGGCCGCCTGGAAAAAGCTCTACGAGCCGATGATCCGCCGGGCCGCCGGCCTCGGGCGGGCGCCGACCAGGCCCGATGCCGACCGCTATACCCAGGTCCATGCCCATTGCGACGTGCTGGTGGTCGGTTCGGGCCCGGCCGGTCTCGCCGCAGCACTCGCCGCGGCCAAGGCCGGCGCCAAGGTCATCCTCTGCGACGAACAGGCGGAACTCGGCGGCTCGCTGCTGTCCGAGACCGCGGCGACGATCGATGGCCGCTCCGCTGCCGGCTGGCTCACCGAAACGCTCGCCGATCTCGCCGGGCGCGCCAATGTCACGCTGATGCCGCGGACCACCGCCTTCGGCTGGTATCCGCATAATTTCCTCGGGCTCAGCGAGCGCGTCACCGATCATCTCGCCAGCGCCGATCCGAAACTGCCGCGCGAACGGCTCTGGCAGCTGCGCGCCAGGGAAGTGGTGCTGGCGACGGGTGCCATCGAGCGGCCGCTGGCCTTCCCCGACAATGACCGGCCGGGCGTGATGATGGCGGAAGCCGCCCGCACCTACGCCAATCGTTACGGCGTCAAGCCGGGCGACCGGGCCGTGGTCTTCACCGCCTGCGACAGCGCCTATCGCGCCGCCCTCGATCTCAAGGCCGCCGGTGTCACCATCGCTGTCATCGCCGACCTCAGACCGGCGCCGGCGGGGCCCTGGGTCGCGCGCGCCAAGGCCGCCGGCATCGACGTGCGCGCCGCCACCGTGGTCACCGGAACCGGCGGGCGCCTGCGCGTCGCGTCCGCAAGCCTTGCCCGGCTCGGCGCGGGCGGCCGCCTCGGCCAGTCCGAGACCATCGCCTGCGATCTCGTGCTGATGTCCGGCGGCTTCACGCCGAGCGTCCACCTGTTCTCGCAATCACGCGGCAAGCTCGTCTATGACGAGGCGCTGCAGGCCTATCTGCCCGGCGCCTCGGCCGAGCGCGAGCGATCGGCCGGCGCCTGTCGCGGCCTCTACGATCTCGACCGGGTGCTGGCCGACGGCTTTGCCGGCGGAACCGCCGCGGCCGCGGCCGCGGGATTTGGCGACAGCGGCCAGCAGGTTTTTGCCGTCGAAGCCGAAAGCACCGGGACCGACGGGTTCATCGGCGCGACCCCGCATGGCCGCGATCCGCTGAAGACGCGCGCCTGGATCGATTTCCAGAACGACGTGACCGAGAAGGACGTCAGGCTGGCGACCCGCGAGGGCTTCCGTTCGATCGAGCACGTCAAGCGCTACACCACGACCGGCATGGCCACCGACCAGGGCAAGACCTCGAACATGAATGCGCTGGGTGTCGTCTCGGATGCCTTGAAGCTGCCGGTGCCGAAGATCGGCCTGACCACCTTCCGGCCGCCCTATACGCCGACCACTTTCGGCATTTTCGCCGGGCAGTCGCGCGGCGAGCTGTTCGATCCGGTGCGCCGCACGGCGATCCATGGCTGGGCCGAAGCCGAGGGCGCGGCCTTCGAGGAAGTCAGCCTGTGGAAACGCGCCCACTATTTCCCGCGCCCCGGCGAGGACATGCATCAGGCGGTGGCGCGCGAATGCCTGGCGGTGCGCCGCGCGGTCGGCATTTTTGATGCGTCCACGCTCGGCAAGATCGAGATCGTCGGCGCCGACGCCGCCGAGTTCATGAACCGCATGTACACCAATGCCTGGACCAAGCTGGAGCCCGGCCGGCTGCGCTATGGCGTGATGCTGCGCGAGGACGGCTTCGTCATGGATGACGGTGTGGTCGGCCGCATGGCGCCCGACCGCTTCCACGTCACCACCACGACCGGCGGCGCCGCCCGCGTGCTGGCCATGATGGAGGACTATCTCCAGACCGAATGGCCCGATCTCGACGTCTGGCTGACCTCGACGACCGAGCAATGGGCGGTCATCGCGGTGCAGGGGCCGAACGCCCGCGAGGTGCTGGAGCCGCTGGTCGAGGGCATCGATCTCTCACGCGAGGCCATGCCGCATATGAGCGTGCGCGAGGGTCGGATCTGTGGCGTGCCGACCCGCCTGTTTCGCGTCTCCTTCACCGGCGAACTCGGCTTCGAGGTCAATGTGCCGGCCGGTCACGGCCGCGCGGTCTGGGAGGCCATCGTCGCCGAAGGCAAGCCCCATGGCATCACGCCTTATGGCACCGAGACCATGCATGTGCTGCGCGCCGAGAAGGGTTTTATCATTGTCGGCCAGGAGACCGACGGCACGGTGACCCCTGACGACGCCGGTCTCGGCTGGGCGATCGGCAAGGCGAAGAAGGATTTCGTCGGCAAACGATCGCTCGCCCGCCCCGCCATGATCCGCGACGACCGCAAGCAGCTGGTCGGGCTTCTGACCGTCGATCCCAAGTGTGTGCTGGAAGAGGGCGCGCAGATCGTCGCCGATGCCAACCAGCCGATCCCGATGACCATGATCGGCCACGTCACCTCGTCCTATTGGAGCGCGACGCTCGACCGCTCCATTGCGCTGGCCTTGCTGCGCGGCGGCCGGGCGCGCATGGGCCAGCGCCTGTCGGTGCCGATGCCGGGCGGGCCGATCACCGTCGAAGTGGTCGAGCCGGTGTTCTACGACGCCAAAGGAGAGCGCCTCGATGCTTGA
- a CDS encoding sarcosine oxidase subunit delta, producing MLLITCPYCGQRPETEFAYGGEAHIARPVDPMSLDDEAWASFLYMRANPKGEHAERWRHAHGCGRFFNVLRDTVSDAIAATYPAGTPRPGPDAASEEAGR from the coding sequence ATGCTTCTCATCACCTGCCCCTATTGCGGCCAGCGCCCCGAGACCGAGTTCGCTTATGGCGGCGAGGCTCACATCGCGCGGCCCGTCGACCCGATGAGCCTCGACGACGAGGCCTGGGCGAGCTTCCTCTACATGCGCGCCAATCCGAAGGGCGAGCATGCCGAGCGCTGGCGCCATGCCCATGGCTGCGGCCGCTTCTTCAACGTGCTGCGCGACACGGTGAGCGATGCGATCGCCGCCACCTATCCGGCCGGCACACCACGGCCCGGGCCGGATGCCGCATCCGAGGAGGCCGGCCGATGA